A stretch of the Deinococcus misasensis DSM 22328 genome encodes the following:
- a CDS encoding YqeG family HAD IIIA-type phosphatase translates to MKRIFKPLKPTLMVRHVTELSPEFLNDWGIKGLILDLDNTLVPYKSNETASEIQEWVQAMHASDVKLYMVSNALHERVDYWVKKFLFPGVGLAAKPLPKFFRRALRALDLPPEEVAMVGDQLFTDVLGGNLAGMRTVMVTPLSDNALPHTKVTRKLERLVLHFLKENAR, encoded by the coding sequence GTGAAACGGATTTTTAAGCCTCTGAAGCCCACTTTGATGGTGCGCCATGTCACGGAGCTCTCTCCAGAGTTCCTGAACGACTGGGGCATCAAGGGGCTGATTTTGGATTTGGACAACACCTTGGTACCCTATAAGAGCAACGAAACCGCATCTGAAATCCAAGAGTGGGTGCAAGCCATGCATGCATCAGATGTGAAGCTCTACATGGTCAGCAACGCTTTGCATGAACGTGTGGATTACTGGGTGAAGAAATTTTTGTTTCCCGGCGTGGGACTGGCCGCAAAACCACTCCCCAAGTTTTTCAGACGGGCCCTCAGGGCCCTGGATCTTCCACCGGAAGAGGTGGCGATGGTGGGAGACCAGTTGTTTACCGATGTGCTGGGTGGGAATCTGGCAGGCATGCGAACAGTGATGGTGACACCTTTAAGTGACAACGCCCTGCCGCACACCAAAGTCACCAGAAAACTGGAACGCCTGGTTCTGCACTTCCTGAAGGAGAATGCCAGATGA
- a CDS encoding diguanylate cyclase gives MEQYPSEFDGRLRELLNNQTNAAEALKSRYADAASNVAGYASHVQEVLDQNGLSAQGGSVFQRLGEVMMAHNHLDAAIRYFTESLKRNFTGPEPTSYEVAFQSLHDLGVSYLRKDRTDVALDFTQRALQLAQGRNDQQRLSDSNYLLYQLFVKMGNPDRAKRYLEASGRPAESATPAASTSSPASNANLDYHPMLEDVFSESDHPQLVARIKENFGEALSDPPAYVKRSLQAMEEHQQSAHAVAWLNALGFVMVDAGQPQVAQRYFRESLGRNYQKGEPQNWQLAFEAFRELGRVCLELKQTEAALEFTQKALMLADQNGVMQYKSLAHYQLSDIFESLGNEERATFHLAESMMYTQQASLPMQREDDAAPSVPYDDRLADVLRHENANRALASQFGEAFQSPLVYIEHALKVMQDHGLQEQGARYFLTLGMVVGESGREDLSPRYYSESLRLNYTSGANPKDWPVAHQTFMALGHLNLQQNRTDVALEYAQRGLFLARDNKDTNRTSQTHQLLHEIFQKMGDEKRAAYHLSEADRVQQDAGAVPKTKATPRFDRRLENLLQGQTKALDALQSAYADAVPNPMRYSEHLIRTLRDNGLDAYTAEALSILGSALADLQHYDSSTRYYSESLRLNYNSQANPQVWEAAYSAFMGLGRVHINKKRGDVALEYTQRALYLARDHKHEDCTSQAHLQLSMVFELMGDSNRAKQQLELSQSASFDEGTAASTPAEPQTPATPAASAGPASVEDQLEKAQRQLQDAEYRIKLMLQSLPLGVVAIDNDGNIAYWNRELERITGMPASMAMGNPPRMDLPGPRNVERSELTIKNFSNEMVSLEWSDASSKLPISGWAQWGYARLQDSSQAQLEALQDKYKALETRAKELEARSRQEITDVRGQIDANTRDAMTGLYNRRYIDQQLPFLIEKSQRTNTYLSLAAFDIDNLRTINESFSYEIGDEVIKAFTEILKQEIGPAAILARYGSEELVAVMLNTVDLAAYQTCEKVRNAVEAFDWGTISANLVVTVSAGISCTAQTDEPENLLRLSMEAMRDAKSTGKNKVVIS, from the coding sequence ATGGAACAGTATCCCTCGGAGTTTGACGGCAGACTGAGAGAACTCCTCAACAACCAAACCAATGCGGCTGAAGCCCTCAAGTCCCGCTATGCGGACGCTGCCAGCAATGTCGCCGGTTATGCCAGCCATGTGCAAGAGGTGCTGGACCAGAACGGACTGAGCGCTCAGGGGGGCAGTGTGTTCCAGCGACTCGGGGAAGTGATGATGGCCCACAACCATCTGGATGCCGCCATCCGCTACTTCACCGAAAGCCTGAAACGCAATTTCACTGGACCTGAACCCACCTCCTACGAGGTGGCTTTCCAGAGCCTGCACGACCTCGGGGTCAGCTACCTGCGCAAAGACCGCACCGATGTGGCCCTTGATTTCACCCAGAGGGCTTTGCAACTGGCACAGGGTCGCAACGACCAGCAACGCCTGTCAGACAGCAATTACCTGCTGTACCAGTTGTTTGTCAAAATGGGCAATCCAGACCGGGCCAAACGCTATCTGGAAGCCTCTGGTCGTCCCGCAGAAAGTGCCACCCCTGCTGCCAGCACCTCCAGTCCAGCCAGCAACGCCAATCTGGATTACCACCCCATGCTGGAAGATGTGTTCAGTGAAAGCGACCATCCACAGCTGGTGGCCCGCATCAAAGAGAATTTTGGTGAGGCCCTTTCTGATCCTCCTGCTTATGTGAAACGCAGTTTGCAGGCCATGGAGGAGCACCAGCAAAGCGCTCACGCCGTGGCATGGCTGAACGCTCTGGGCTTTGTGATGGTGGATGCAGGTCAACCTCAAGTTGCACAGCGCTACTTCCGTGAGAGCCTCGGGCGCAACTACCAGAAGGGCGAACCCCAGAACTGGCAACTGGCCTTCGAAGCTTTCCGAGAACTGGGCCGGGTGTGCTTGGAACTCAAACAGACCGAAGCTGCTCTGGAATTCACCCAGAAAGCCCTGATGCTCGCCGACCAGAACGGCGTGATGCAGTACAAGTCTCTGGCACACTACCAGCTTTCCGACATCTTCGAGAGCCTTGGCAACGAAGAACGGGCCACCTTCCACCTTGCAGAGTCCATGATGTACACCCAGCAGGCCTCCCTGCCCATGCAGAGAGAGGACGACGCTGCCCCGAGTGTGCCTTACGATGACCGCCTCGCCGATGTGCTGCGCCACGAGAACGCCAACCGCGCTCTGGCCTCCCAGTTCGGAGAAGCCTTCCAGTCTCCTCTGGTGTACATTGAGCATGCCCTGAAAGTCATGCAGGACCACGGGCTTCAAGAGCAGGGTGCACGTTACTTCCTGACCCTCGGGATGGTGGTCGGAGAGTCTGGCCGCGAAGACCTGTCTCCCCGCTACTACAGCGAAAGTTTGCGCCTGAACTACACCTCCGGCGCAAACCCCAAAGACTGGCCCGTTGCCCACCAGACCTTCATGGCCCTCGGGCACCTCAACCTCCAGCAGAACCGCACCGATGTGGCCCTTGAGTACGCCCAGAGGGGCCTGTTTCTGGCCCGCGACAACAAGGACACCAACCGCACCTCCCAGACCCACCAGTTGCTGCACGAAATCTTCCAGAAGATGGGCGATGAAAAACGTGCCGCTTACCACCTCTCTGAGGCAGACCGGGTCCAGCAAGATGCAGGGGCCGTACCCAAAACCAAAGCCACCCCCCGCTTTGACCGCCGTCTGGAGAACCTGCTGCAAGGGCAAACCAAAGCTCTGGATGCCCTGCAATCTGCGTATGCAGATGCGGTTCCCAACCCCATGCGTTACAGCGAACACCTGATTCGCACCCTGCGCGACAACGGTCTGGACGCCTACACCGCCGAAGCCCTGAGCATTCTGGGTTCTGCACTGGCAGACCTGCAACACTACGATTCCTCCACCCGTTACTACAGCGAAAGTTTGCGTCTGAATTACAACAGTCAGGCCAACCCTCAGGTGTGGGAAGCGGCCTACAGCGCATTCATGGGCCTTGGACGGGTGCACATCAACAAAAAACGTGGGGATGTGGCTCTGGAATACACCCAGCGTGCCCTGTACCTCGCCAGAGACCACAAGCACGAAGACTGCACCTCGCAGGCCCACCTGCAACTGAGCATGGTCTTCGAGCTGATGGGTGACAGCAACCGTGCCAAACAGCAACTGGAACTCTCCCAGTCGGCTTCTTTCGATGAGGGTACTGCAGCCAGCACACCTGCTGAACCTCAAACCCCGGCAACTCCGGCAGCCAGCGCTGGTCCGGCTTCTGTGGAAGACCAACTGGAGAAAGCCCAGCGTCAGTTGCAAGATGCCGAATACCGCATCAAACTGATGCTGCAAAGCCTGCCTCTGGGTGTGGTGGCCATCGACAACGACGGCAACATCGCTTACTGGAACCGCGAACTGGAGCGCATCACCGGCATGCCTGCCTCCATGGCGATGGGCAACCCTCCACGCATGGACCTTCCCGGCCCACGCAATGTAGAGCGCAGCGAACTCACCATCAAGAACTTCTCCAACGAAATGGTGTCTCTGGAGTGGTCCGATGCCAGCAGCAAACTGCCGATCTCGGGCTGGGCACAGTGGGGATATGCAAGGCTGCAAGACTCCAGTCAAGCCCAGTTGGAAGCCCTGCAAGACAAATACAAAGCTCTGGAAACCCGGGCCAAGGAACTGGAAGCCCGCTCCCGTCAGGAAATCACCGATGTGCGCGGTCAGATCGATGCCAACACCCGAGATGCCATGACCGGCCTCTACAACCGCCGCTACATCGACCAGCAACTGCCTTTTCTGATCGAGAAATCCCAGCGCACCAACACCTACCTGAGCCTTGCGGCTTTCGACATCGACAACCTGCGCACCATCAACGAAAGCTTCTCTTACGAGATTGGCGATGAAGTGATCAAGGCCTTCACCGAAATCCTCAAGCAGGAAATCGGTCCAGCCGCCATCCTTGCCCGTTACGGCAGCGAAGAACTGGTGGCCGTGATGCTCAACACCGTGGACCTTGCCGCCTACCAGACCTGCGAAAAAGTTCGCAATGCCGTGGAAGCCTTCGATTGGGGCACCATCTCCGCCAATCTGGTGGTGACGGTCAGTGCAGGCATCTCCTGCACCGCCCAGACCGATGAACCCGAGAACCTCCTGCGCCTCTCCATGGAAGCCATGCGCGACGCCAAGAGCACCGGCAAAAACAAAGTGGTCATTTCTTAA
- a CDS encoding ATPase, T2SS/T4P/T4SS family yields the protein MSLTISDRRLGAMLLEQGLISDEDLHRAIEAHTAMGGGRLSDILIQHNIVSERRIAKVIEENLGIPLVDLLKEPLDPSAYQLLPGQTAQQQNAFPFAADHNRRILKVAFLDPLHNMSLETVEDDTNYSVEPYQGLRSQLQWAIAKHYPELNLSIPEVTDIGHSEVAKVGQIMLRRGFIKESQLTEALTEQQNSGEPLGRVLVRMKYISEDQLYEVLSEHAGVPFIRNPKDYEPSDEVLGHMLRSDAIRLQAVPLEEHSGALLVGSSDFRNRAEIEGAVGRPVKLALILPLALQELIERFYPEKSALGEALLQQGKITREQLLEGLSIQRRTKSNKPLGEILVDLGYLKVEDLESALSNQKSSNTRLEDTLVQSGKISEETIARSLALQLGYDYVNLNETQAQLAVAQMVSEATARRYTVIPLRMQGNALVVAMKDPRHIFAIDDLRVMTGKDIVPVVAQEKDILKAIERIHGNTDISALNKELASLRGKDTGKEESSVLDSLDDNAIVKVVDTIIREAALQEASDIHIEPNPTSLKVRFRVDGALREYQELPKSAANSIAARIKILGNLDIAERRVPQDGRVRFRKGAIDLDLRLSTLPTVYGEKIVMRLLQKASNIPEVEQLGFSEHNYQRFIDTIEKPYGIFLITGPTGSGKSFTTFSILKRISTPDSNTTTVEDPVEYEIPGINQTQVNVQAGMTFAKALRSFLRQDPDIIMVGEIRDGETAQIATEAALTGHLVIATLHTNDSPGAITRLEEMGVESFNISAALIGVLAQRLVRKVCQNCKVAISADPEVLRKLGLQEKDIRNATLYRGTGCAKCNQTGYKGRMAIHELLVVDEHVKKGINTGKAATEIKEIAIAQSGLKTLRTDGLEKALQGMTTLEEILGNTNE from the coding sequence ATGAGTTTGACCATCAGTGACCGTAGATTGGGAGCCATGCTGCTGGAACAGGGTCTGATCAGCGATGAGGACCTGCACCGTGCCATTGAGGCGCACACCGCCATGGGGGGCGGACGCCTGAGTGACATTTTGATCCAGCACAACATCGTCAGTGAACGGCGCATTGCCAAAGTGATCGAGGAGAACCTCGGCATCCCACTGGTGGACTTGCTGAAAGAACCTCTGGACCCTTCGGCTTACCAGTTGTTGCCCGGCCAGACCGCACAACAGCAAAATGCTTTTCCTTTTGCCGCAGACCACAACCGGCGCATCCTGAAGGTGGCCTTTCTGGACCCCCTCCACAACATGTCGCTGGAAACCGTAGAAGACGACACCAACTATTCTGTGGAGCCCTATCAGGGCCTGCGTTCCCAGTTGCAATGGGCCATTGCCAAACATTACCCAGAGCTGAACCTGTCCATTCCTGAAGTCACCGACATCGGACATTCCGAAGTGGCCAAGGTGGGTCAAATCATGCTCAGGCGGGGTTTCATCAAGGAAAGCCAGCTCACCGAAGCCCTCACCGAACAGCAAAACTCGGGTGAGCCCCTGGGGCGGGTGCTGGTCCGCATGAAATACATTTCGGAAGACCAGTTGTACGAGGTGCTGTCCGAACATGCTGGGGTGCCCTTCATCCGCAACCCCAAAGACTACGAACCCAGCGATGAAGTGCTCGGACACATGTTGCGTTCAGATGCCATTCGCCTCCAAGCCGTGCCCCTTGAGGAGCACTCTGGGGCGTTGCTGGTGGGCAGTTCAGATTTCCGCAACCGTGCAGAAATTGAAGGTGCTGTGGGCCGTCCGGTCAAACTGGCATTGATCCTGCCTCTGGCCCTGCAAGAACTGATTGAACGCTTCTACCCAGAGAAAAGCGCTCTGGGTGAAGCCCTCTTGCAGCAAGGCAAAATCACCCGCGAGCAACTGCTGGAAGGCCTCAGCATCCAGCGGCGCACCAAATCCAACAAGCCCCTCGGGGAAATTCTGGTGGACCTCGGCTACCTGAAAGTGGAAGACCTAGAGTCCGCACTGTCCAACCAGAAATCCTCCAACACCCGTCTGGAAGACACACTGGTGCAGTCCGGCAAGATCAGCGAGGAAACCATTGCACGGTCTCTGGCCTTGCAACTGGGCTACGACTACGTGAACCTCAATGAAACGCAGGCCCAACTGGCTGTGGCACAGATGGTTTCTGAGGCCACCGCACGCCGTTACACCGTGATTCCTCTGCGCATGCAGGGCAATGCTCTGGTGGTGGCCATGAAAGACCCCCGCCACATTTTTGCCATTGACGACCTGCGCGTGATGACCGGCAAAGACATTGTGCCTGTGGTGGCACAGGAAAAAGACATCCTGAAGGCCATCGAGCGGATTCACGGCAACACCGACATCTCTGCCCTGAACAAAGAACTGGCCTCTTTGCGTGGCAAAGACACCGGCAAAGAAGAATCCAGCGTGCTGGACTCTCTGGACGACAACGCCATCGTGAAGGTGGTGGACACCATCATCCGTGAAGCGGCCTTGCAAGAAGCATCGGACATTCACATCGAACCCAACCCCACTTCCCTGAAAGTGCGTTTCCGCGTGGACGGTGCCCTCCGCGAATACCAGGAGTTGCCCAAGAGTGCTGCCAACAGCATTGCAGCCCGCATCAAGATCCTCGGGAACCTGGACATTGCAGAACGCCGTGTGCCTCAGGACGGACGTGTGCGCTTCAGAAAAGGGGCCATCGACCTCGATTTGCGTCTTTCCACCCTGCCCACCGTGTATGGCGAGAAGATCGTGATGCGTCTCTTGCAGAAAGCCTCCAACATCCCCGAGGTGGAGCAACTGGGCTTCAGCGAACACAACTACCAGAGGTTCATCGACACCATCGAAAAACCTTATGGGATTTTCCTGATCACCGGTCCAACGGGCTCTGGTAAGTCCTTCACCACCTTCTCGATCCTGAAGCGCATTTCCACACCGGACAGCAACACCACCACCGTGGAAGACCCCGTGGAATACGAAATCCCAGGCATCAACCAGACGCAGGTGAATGTGCAGGCCGGGATGACTTTCGCAAAAGCGCTGCGTTCGTTCTTGCGTCAGGACCCGGACATCATCATGGTCGGTGAGATCCGTGACGGTGAAACCGCGCAAATCGCCACCGAAGCCGCACTGACCGGACACCTGGTGATTGCCACCTTGCACACCAACGATTCCCCCGGTGCCATCACCCGTCTGGAAGAGATGGGCGTGGAGAGCTTCAACATCTCGGCTGCTCTGATCGGTGTGCTGGCCCAGCGTCTGGTGCGCAAAGTGTGCCAGAACTGCAAAGTGGCCATCAGCGCCGATCCTGAAGTGCTTCGCAAACTGGGCCTGCAAGAAAAAGACATCCGAAACGCCACCCTCTACCGCGGTACAGGCTGCGCCAAGTGCAACCAGACCGGGTACAAAGGCCGGATGGCCATCCACGAACTTCTGGTGGTCGATGAGCACGTCAAAAAAGGCATCAACACCGGCAAAGCCGCCACCGAAATCAAAGAAATCGCCATTGCGCAATCGGGCCTCAAAACCCTTCGCACAGACGGCCTGGAAAAAGCACTGCAAGGCATGACCACCCTGGAAGAAATTCTGGGGAACACCAACGAGTAA
- a CDS encoding M16 family metallopeptidase translates to MTVIHTHLFDNGFRLALEERSTLGVSLELHLPFGSALDPEGKEGLSALVAEWIFRGAGTFSAQALLNTLDDLSTGRGTGGVSSEHMPFKTSCLPEHLSSVLHLLGTVLKEPHLHQTELKSLKDLAHADLETVADSPGDQAQVLFREHLLGNRYGHYPSGTPSGLKAIRHRDAVQQTQKLSLQGAVLTVVGPLDWSSLKGMAEEVFGSWNVPAPAFPQTCFQSPFQVHQSHPSQQTHLLLAHPAFTPTDPEWYAFMLAVNVLSGGSSSRLFDEVREKRGLVYGVHAGIQVVRDVAYLQTYASSTPSRAQETLDVTLQVIAGLKAGVSEAELHHARVGVLSDLIMSGENSRSRAAQMARDLWRLGHVRSLQEIQACVENVTLQQVHEALQVWQPELLGLFTLGQEALHVS, encoded by the coding sequence GTGACTGTGATTCATACGCACCTTTTTGACAATGGCTTCAGGCTGGCCCTCGAAGAACGCTCCACCCTCGGGGTCAGTCTGGAACTTCACCTGCCTTTTGGCAGTGCACTCGATCCCGAGGGCAAAGAGGGCCTGAGCGCTCTGGTGGCCGAGTGGATTTTTCGTGGGGCCGGAACCTTTTCGGCGCAGGCCTTGCTGAACACGCTGGATGACCTGTCCACTGGAAGGGGCACCGGAGGGGTCAGCAGCGAGCACATGCCTTTCAAGACCTCCTGCCTTCCCGAGCACCTGAGCAGCGTTCTGCACCTGCTGGGCACGGTTCTGAAAGAGCCGCACCTGCACCAGACCGAACTGAAAAGCCTCAAAGACTTGGCCCACGCCGATCTCGAAACCGTTGCCGATTCGCCGGGCGATCAGGCGCAGGTGCTGTTCCGCGAGCACCTGCTGGGCAACCGTTACGGCCATTACCCGAGCGGCACCCCCTCTGGATTGAAAGCCATCCGGCACCGGGATGCGGTTCAGCAAACCCAAAAGCTGTCTTTGCAAGGGGCGGTTTTGACGGTGGTGGGACCTCTGGACTGGTCCAGCCTCAAGGGCATGGCAGAGGAGGTCTTCGGAAGCTGGAACGTGCCTGCTCCAGCGTTCCCCCAAACCTGCTTCCAGAGCCCTTTTCAGGTGCACCAGAGCCATCCCAGCCAGCAAACCCACCTGCTGCTGGCCCATCCAGCCTTCACGCCCACCGATCCCGAGTGGTACGCCTTCATGCTGGCGGTGAATGTGCTCTCGGGCGGGTCTTCCAGCCGTTTGTTTGACGAGGTGCGCGAAAAACGCGGTCTGGTTTACGGGGTGCACGCTGGAATTCAGGTGGTGCGGGATGTGGCATACCTGCAAACCTACGCTTCCAGCACCCCATCCAGAGCACAAGAAACCCTCGATGTGACCTTGCAGGTGATTGCGGGCCTCAAGGCAGGGGTGTCTGAAGCCGAGTTGCACCACGCGCGTGTGGGGGTCCTGAGCGACCTGATCATGAGTGGAGAGAACTCCCGCTCCAGAGCTGCCCAGATGGCCCGTGACCTCTGGCGACTCGGGCATGTGCGGTCTTTGCAGGAGATTCAGGCCTGCGTGGAAAACGTCACTTTGCAGCAGGTGCATGAAGCCCTGCAGGTCTGGCAGCCTGAACTGCTCGGGCTGTTCACCCTCGGACAGGAGGCTTTGCATGTTTCTTGA
- the pgeF gene encoding peptidoglycan editing factor PgeF gives MWLTSPLISAKHGFSVRHGGVSRAPFDSLNFDDRQDDPALVQQNRTLALQALGFDPEKVARLNQIHSCEVLEAQAGIQTADALVSCEPGLALAIGTADCYPLLFHDPVNGVVGAAHAGWKGTVGRIGARTLEAMERLGADRQHIQVAIGPGISAAQYWVGPEVSKQFRDAGFPEGCFPEGQHLDLLQANRFVLLEAGLSEHQLWTAGRCSTETDFFSYRRDAGVTGRMWAVIGL, from the coding sequence ATGTGGTTGACCTCTCCGCTCATTTCAGCAAAACACGGCTTCAGCGTCCGGCATGGAGGGGTTTCCAGAGCTCCTTTTGACAGCCTGAATTTCGATGACCGACAGGACGATCCTGCTCTGGTCCAACAAAACCGCACCCTGGCTTTGCAAGCTCTGGGTTTTGACCCCGAGAAGGTGGCCCGCCTGAACCAGATCCACTCCTGTGAAGTGCTGGAAGCACAGGCAGGCATCCAGACCGCGGATGCTCTGGTGAGCTGTGAACCGGGTCTGGCCCTTGCCATTGGCACGGCAGACTGCTATCCCCTGTTGTTTCACGATCCCGTGAACGGTGTGGTGGGCGCAGCACATGCCGGTTGGAAGGGCACCGTGGGCAGGATTGGAGCACGCACCCTGGAGGCCATGGAACGGCTTGGGGCAGACCGGCAACACATTCAGGTGGCCATCGGTCCGGGGATTTCCGCTGCACAATATTGGGTTGGCCCAGAGGTCTCCAAGCAGTTTCGCGACGCTGGCTTCCCTGAGGGCTGTTTTCCCGAAGGTCAGCATCTGGACTTGTTGCAAGCCAACCGTTTTGTCTTGCTGGAAGCCGGACTCTCTGAACATCAACTCTGGACGGCTGGACGCTGCTCCACGGAAACAGATTTTTTCTCCTACCGCCGTGATGCAGGTGTCACCGGAAGGATGTGGGCGGTGATCGGACTGTGA
- a CDS encoding type IV pilus twitching motility protein PilT: protein MALDLAEILRYSVERKASDIIITVGIPPQFKIHGQYTGADFEDVTPVDARRIMYSMMNERQQKIFEEKREMDFSFAMRNLGRFRVNVFMQQGVVGGVLRLIPTEVKSLSELGMPDTLLDLASAPRGLVLVTGPTGSGKSTTLASMIDWINVNKKKHIVTIEDPIEFTHPHKNSIVNQREIGADTWDFNNALRAVLRQAPDVILVGEMRDYETIKAAVTAAETGHLVMGTLHTNSAPESIDRIVDVFPEEQQEQIRVQLANNLVGIVTQQLMPKKGGDGRVIAYEIMIANPAVRALIREGKSFQITSIMQTNMQSGMVTMDACLASLAKKGVITEEMGLERSVDAKEFNRLFKSDSVTLPQLPSMAAQQVQQQQASGFGRGTGGAAAQPGQGFGRGTATPTTPASPTPNNPNNPNTPGNFGRK from the coding sequence ATGGCTTTAGATTTGGCAGAAATCCTGCGTTACTCTGTGGAACGCAAAGCTTCGGACATCATCATCACCGTGGGCATCCCACCCCAGTTCAAAATTCACGGTCAGTACACCGGTGCAGACTTTGAAGATGTGACCCCTGTGGACGCCCGACGCATCATGTACAGCATGATGAACGAGCGACAGCAAAAGATTTTTGAAGAAAAACGCGAGATGGACTTCTCTTTTGCCATGCGCAACCTGGGCCGTTTCCGTGTGAACGTGTTCATGCAGCAAGGGGTGGTCGGCGGCGTGCTCCGTTTGATTCCCACCGAAGTGAAAAGCCTCTCTGAACTCGGCATGCCAGACACCCTGCTGGATCTGGCTTCTGCCCCCCGTGGTCTGGTGCTGGTGACTGGACCCACCGGATCGGGCAAATCCACCACTCTGGCCTCCATGATCGACTGGATCAATGTCAACAAGAAGAAACACATTGTGACCATCGAAGATCCCATCGAGTTCACACACCCCCACAAGAACAGCATCGTCAACCAGCGTGAGATTGGGGCAGACACCTGGGACTTCAACAACGCCCTGCGTGCCGTGCTCCGTCAAGCCCCTGACGTGATTCTGGTGGGTGAGATGCGTGACTACGAAACCATCAAAGCTGCCGTGACCGCCGCAGAAACCGGGCACCTGGTGATGGGCACCTTGCACACCAACTCCGCTCCAGAGTCCATTGACCGTATTGTCGACGTGTTCCCTGAGGAACAACAGGAGCAAATTCGGGTGCAGCTGGCCAACAACCTTGTGGGCATTGTCACCCAGCAACTGATGCCCAAAAAAGGCGGAGATGGCCGTGTGATCGCTTACGAAATCATGATTGCCAACCCTGCGGTTCGTGCCTTGATCCGCGAAGGCAAAAGCTTCCAGATCACCAGCATCATGCAAACCAACATGCAGTCCGGAATGGTCACCATGGATGCCTGTCTGGCTTCTCTGGCCAAAAAGGGTGTCATCACCGAAGAGATGGGCCTGGAGCGTTCTGTGGACGCCAAAGAATTCAACCGTCTGTTCAAGAGCGACAGTGTCACCCTGCCTCAACTTCCCTCCATGGCTGCACAACAGGTCCAGCAACAACAAGCCAGCGGTTTTGGTCGTGGCACAGGTGGCGCAGCCGCACAACCCGGACAAGGTTTTGGACGAGGCACTGCCACCCCAACCACACCTGCCTCCCCCACCCCCAACAATCCCAACAATCCCAACACCCCCGGCAACTTTGGTCGCAAATGA
- a CDS encoding ArsR/SmtB family transcription factor — protein sequence MDHVVGVFKALSDPYRLKIVMFLAAPEPERIRSPLGVCSADLQDLLGLSQPTISHHLKLLFQAGLIGSAKQGKLTYYHLNVQGFKDVQRFGKQYRKVAKNQSKSQNKNPTKSQSKNRSKVSEL from the coding sequence ATGGACCATGTCGTTGGAGTTTTCAAAGCCCTTTCTGACCCCTACCGCCTGAAGATTGTGATGTTTTTGGCCGCCCCAGAGCCTGAACGCATTCGCAGTCCTCTGGGGGTGTGCAGTGCCGACTTGCAGGATTTGCTGGGCCTGTCGCAACCCACCATCAGCCACCACCTGAAACTGCTTTTTCAGGCGGGCTTGATTGGGTCTGCCAAGCAGGGCAAATTGACCTACTACCACCTGAACGTGCAGGGTTTCAAAGACGTGCAGCGTTTCGGGAAGCAGTACCGCAAGGTGGCCAAAAACCAGAGCAAAAGCCAGAACAAGAACCCCACCAAAAGTCAGAGCAAAAACCGCTCAAAAGTAAGCGAGTTGTAA
- a CDS encoding LysR substrate-binding domain-containing protein — protein MLDRLKLQHLRYFIAVAEELHFSRAAQKVALSAWDLSEQVRSLEDMLGVTLLIRHPHQMELTPAGEMLLRGANELLRDTLQLLKQVQDLGEAMQEQVRLGYFAPELEPLIIATFGRLISEGGLNLTRLNLPESALQQALLNRHIDVAVGRLMELQNETLACEVLQTGHWGLVLKESHALAAQEHVAPADLRTARLLLLSGHEKSNVMDQFHNLGVEPEVVYQPAQSETAEVMVEQGTGLWLTSSFMAETLPPGLVFRPLEGFAEMELALAWRQGDTSGEQIRDWLKGTG, from the coding sequence ATGCTTGACCGACTGAAGCTGCAACACCTGCGCTACTTCATCGCTGTTGCAGAAGAACTGCACTTTTCCAGAGCGGCCCAGAAGGTGGCTTTGAGTGCATGGGACCTCAGCGAACAGGTGCGCAGTCTGGAAGACATGCTCGGGGTGACCTTGCTCATTCGCCATCCACACCAGATGGAGCTTACCCCTGCGGGCGAAATGCTCCTGCGGGGAGCCAATGAACTGCTCAGGGACACCTTGCAGCTTCTCAAGCAGGTGCAAGACCTCGGGGAAGCCATGCAGGAGCAGGTCCGTCTGGGGTATTTTGCGCCAGAGCTGGAACCCCTGATCATTGCCACGTTTGGACGCCTGATCAGCGAGGGGGGTCTGAACCTGACCCGCCTGAACCTGCCAGAGTCAGCGTTGCAACAGGCTTTGCTGAACCGGCACATCGATGTGGCTGTGGGCCGTTTGATGGAGCTGCAAAACGAAACACTGGCCTGTGAAGTTCTGCAAACTGGACATTGGGGGCTGGTTCTGAAAGAAAGCCATGCTCTGGCTGCACAGGAGCACGTTGCACCAGCAGACCTGCGCACCGCACGCCTGCTTTTGCTGTCTGGCCATGAAAAAAGCAACGTGATGGACCAATTCCACAACCTCGGGGTTGAGCCAGAGGTGGTCTATCAACCTGCCCAATCCGAAACCGCCGAAGTGATGGTGGAGCAGGGGACTGGACTGTGGCTGACCTCCTCTTTCATGGCAGAGACCCTGCCTCCGGGTCTGGTGTTTCGGCCTCTGGAAGGCTTTGCTGAAATGGAACTGGCTCTGGCATGGCGACAGGGGGACACCTCGGGAGAACAGATCCGCGATTGGCTTAAAGGCACAGGTTGA